The genomic region CGTCACCGGCGCCGGCGCGGTCGCGTTGAGCGGTCCCTCGGCGGCGCCGTCCTCGAGCGCGAAGCGGACCAGCCCGACCTCGTCGTCGAGGTGGATCCAGGGCTGCCAGAAGGCCCCGTCCCCGACCGGCCCGCCCACGAAGAACCGGAACGGCAGCATGAGCTGCTCGAGCGCCCCGCCGCGCGGCGCGAGCACGATGCCGGTGCGCAGGAGCACCACCCGGGCCCGGGCCGCGGCCGGCTTCGCCGCCTCCTCCCAGTCGTGCACCACGCCGGCGAGGAACCCGGTCCCGCCGGCCGCGCCCTCGTCGAGCGGCTCGTCGCCGCGCGGGCCGTAGAACCCGACGGCGCTCCCGTTCACCAGCACCGCGGGGCCGCCCCGCGCGACCACCTCGGCGACGTTCCGCGTCGCGAGCACGCGGCTGTCGCGGATGCGCGCCTTGCGCTCGGGCGTCCAGCGCCCCGCCGCGACCGGCTCGCCGGCCAGGTTCACGCAGGCGTCGCAGCGGGCCAGCTCCTCCTGCCAGGGGCCCCGCTCCGCCGGATCGCCCCGGAGCGCCCTCGCCCCGGCCGGCAGGCCGCGCGGTGAAGGCGCGCGCGAGAGCGCCACGACCTCGTGCCCGGCCGAGAGGAGCGCGGCGCAGAGCGGCCGGCCGATGAGCCCGGTGGCGCCCGCGACGAAGATGCGCATCGGGACCTCCCTCTACTCGAGGAGGCGCGACGCGGCCTCGGCGCCGGGCGCGCTCCGCAGCAGGTAGACGAGCAGGATCAGCGCCGCGGCGAGCCCGGCGTAGGCGAGCCCCCAGGCGAGCAGCTCGAGCGGGCGCAGCGGCGCGGCGCGCGCGGCCTGCTGCTGCCGCTCGAGCGCCTTGAGGAAGAGCGGCTCCGAGGAGCCGCCCGGCGCCGGGCCGGCCACCGCGCGCAGGTAGAGGTAGTGGCGCGGGCCGAAGCGGGCCGGCTCGGGCAGGAGCCGCAGCGCCCGGGCCCCGGCGCGCGCCTGCGACTCGGCCACGAGCTCCATCAGGCCGAGGAGCGCCACGAGGTAGATGAGCGAGAAGCCGAGCGAGGCGCCGAGGGCGACCGCGCCGGCGAGCCCGAGCGCCGAGACGGCGAGGCCGAGGCTCGAGGAGTAGGAGTAGGCGAAGGCCTGCATCACCCGGCCGCCGTCGAGCGGGGCGATGGGGAGCAGGTTGAAGAGGTTGAGCAGCGCCCACCAGGACGCGACGGCGGCGAAGATGGGCTGGTGCGTCCAGGCGTACAGGCCGGCCGGGACGAGCGCGAGGAGCGAGCCCCAGAGCGGGCCGTTCAAGGCCACGTAGGCCTGGGCGCGGCGGGAGGGGAAGGCGTCCTCGGTGACCGCCATGGCGCCGAGGAGCGGCACGAAGTAGAGGCCGCGCACCTTCATGCCCGCGCGGCGCATGGCGTGGACGTGGCCGTACTCGTGCACGAAGAGCTGGATCATGATCGCGACCGCGAACTTCCAGCTGAAGAGCACCGACCAGGTGGCCACCGACGCGGCGGCCCAGCCGACGTTGGCGGTCTTGGCCGCCTTGAGCGCGGTGGCGCCCACCTTCCCGAGCGACGCGGTGAGCTTGGTGCCGAGCTTGGCGAGGAGGGCGACGAGCCCGAAGCGCTGGCGGCGGCCGGAATGCTCCTGGCCGCCCCTCCCCTGCCCTCCCCGCACGAGCGGGGAGGGAGAGGCTTCGGGGCTCACCGGCGGATCGCCTGGAAGTGCAGCATCACTCGCGGGACCCGTCGCGGCTCCCCCCTCTCCCGCGACGCGGGGGAGGGCCGGGGAGGGGGCGGCGGCCTCCGCGAAGCCGGCCGCGAGGTCCAGCGGCGCCACCCGCAGCGGCTCGGGGAGCACCTCCCAGCGCCCGGCGCGCTGCACCAGGAGCGCGAGGAGCAGCGCCGCCTCGCGCAGCTCCACCACCGGCACCGGCCGCCCGTCGGCGCCGCTCACCTGCTGGCACGGCGCGGCGCTCACCGGCTCGGCGAAAGCGAAGCTGCGGCCCCGCGCGTCGGCGACCACGGCGTACCGCTGCACCGACCCGTCCTCCCGCTGGGCCAGCCCGAAGCCGAGCCGCAGCTCGCTCCAGGGGGCGCGGAAGGGCGCCTCCGGGCGCGAGACCTCCAGCCCCTCCTCCCCGGCCACGACCTTCAGCCCCGACAGCTGCCGCAGCGAGACCGCGATGGCCGAGGCGGCCGCGCCGAAGAGCGCCGCGACGAGGACCGGGACGCCCGCGAGGAGCCCCACCGCCGCCCCGCCGAGCGCGCCGAGCAGGAGCGGAAGTCCCACGCCGGTCAGGGGCGGGCGGAACGTCGCCGGCTCCTGGCGGCTCATCGCGCCCCCGGCGGCACCGCGCCCGGGCCGAGCCCGTGCGGGAACTTCACCTCGGCCTCGCTCGCCCGGACGTAGTGCGGCTCGAGGGCGAAGAGCGCCTGCGGGTCGAAGGGGCGCGCGGCGAGCCGCTCCGCCGCGAGCCGCAGCACCGACAGGGCCGACGGCGCCGCCCGGACGCGCGACAGGGCCGGGAAGGCGGCCGAGAAGACGGCGTCGTAGGTGGCGTAGCCCTCCCCCACCCCGCAGGCCTCCCCCGACGGCGCGAGCTCGGCCACCCGGCCGCAGAGCGCGGCGGGCGGGAGCGCCGCCTCGGGCGCGATCGGCTCCACCCGATCCGGCCCCGTCGCCCGGTAGAACCCGGCGTACACCTCGCCCTTCTTCGCGTCGAAGAGCGGCACGAGGAGCGCGCCCGGCGGCGCGAACGGCGCGGCGTCGAGCGCGAGCGCGGCGAGGCTGGAGGCGCCGGCGATGGGGCGGCGCGCCGCGTAGGCGAGCCCCTTCCACGTGGCGAGCCCGATCCGCAGCCCGGTGAACGAGCCCGGGCCGATGCCGACGGCGTACCCCTCCACCTCGGCGAGCCTCCGCCCGGCGCGGGCCAGGAGCTCGAGCAGCGCCGCCGGGAGCCGCGCCCCGTGGCCGCCCGCCGGGGCGCCGGCGCCGGAGCGGGGGGCGGCGCGCTCGTCGTGCTCCGCGAGCACGCGGACGCCGTCCGGCTCCACGAGCCCGAGGGCGACCGAGAGGTTGAGGGTGGCGGTGTCTACGGCGGCGACCAGCATGGCCCCGGTGCTTACCCCATCAGCCGCATGATGTCGTTCTTGAACACGGCGATCATGAGCATGGCCAGCAGGACGATCCCGACCAGGTTGGCGATCTCGCGGGCCCGCACGCTGATCCGGCGGCGCGTCACCGCCTCCACGAGGCAGGTCATGATGTGCCCGCCGTCGAGCACCGGGATCGGCAGGAGGTTCATGAGCCCGAGGTTCACGCTGATGAGCGCCATCTTGAAGAGGAAGCTCTCGATCCCCTCCTGCGCCGCCTGCGCGGCGATGGAGAAGAGCATGATGGGCCCGCCCACGGTCTTGAAGCTGATCTGGCCTTGCACGATGCGGGCGATCCCGAGCACGGTCACCCGCACCACCTCGCCGAGGTGCGAGGCGGCGTTGCCGGCCGCCTCGCCCGGGCCGATCCGGATGCGGACCTGCTCGGCCAGCAGCGCGTTCGGGTCGGGGAGCTGGAGCTGCTCCGGCTGGAACCCGAGCACGACCCGCTTCTGCCGCTCGCGGGTGAGCTCGTCCACGTAGCTCTGCTCCTGGGGCTCGAGGGTGACGCTGCGGCCCCCGGCCAGGTCCACCTTCACCGCAACGCCCGCCTTGAACTCGCCGGCGAGGGCGTTGAGGTCGCGGTAGGAGTGGATGGGCTTCCCGTTCACCGCCACGATGGCGTCGCCGCGGCGCAGCCCCGCCCGCGCGGCCGGGCCGCCCGCCGCCACGCCGCCCACGAAGGCCGCCACCGACGGGTCCGCCAGGGTGAAGGACGGCTTGCCGCCGGCGCAGCTCGGCACCTGGGCCAGCTGCAGCGTGGCGTGGCGCGCGAGCGGCGCGCCGGGATCGTCCGCGGGCGCGCGGCGCACGAGGAGGTCCACCGGGCGGCAGGCGGCCGACGCGAGCGCGGCCTCGAGATCGCCGGCGTGCGCCACCGGGGCGCCGTTCACGCGGGTGACGAGGTCGAAGGGGCGCAGGCCGTCGGCGGCGCCGGGGACCACCGGCGCCACCACGGCCGGAGGGTAGGCCGGCGAGACGCCGATCACGCCGCGCGTGGTCACCTCGATCGGGTTCTGCTCCTGCTCGCGGTCGGGCGTGATGGTGAGGTCGAAGCGGCGGTCGCCGCGCTGCACCTCGAAGCGGAGCGGCTCGCCGCCGTGCGGGGAGACGAGGTCGCGCAGGTCGGCGAAGTAGCGGACCGGCTGCGGCCCCTCGGGCCCGGTGGCGGTGACGCTGAGGATGCGATCGCCGGGCCGGAGGCCCGCCGCCTGGGCCGGCAGGCCCGGCGTGACCGTGCCCACCATCGGGCCCGGCGCGAGCTTGCCGTTCTGGCCGAGGGACATGGCCAGGTAGAGGAAGAACGGGAACACCAGGTTCATGCCCGGGCCGGCGGCGGCGATGATGAAGCGGCGCCAGGGCTTCTGCTCGAGGAACCCGCGGCCCACGTCCTCCGGCGCGACCTCCTCGTGCGGATCGTCGCCGGCCATCTTCACGTACCCGCCGAGCGGCAGGAGCGCGAGCTGGTACTCGGTCTCGCCGCGCACGAGCCCGAAGAGCTTCGGCCCGAAGCCGACGGAGAAGCGGAGGACCTTCACCCCGAGGAGCTTCGCCGCCAGGAAGTGTCCCAGCTCGTGGACGAAGATGAGCCCGCCGAGCAGGAGCACGATCGAGCCGATCTTCAGGAGGAGGTCGGAGGCCATCAGTACCTCGTACGGGGCAAAATCTGGACCAGAGCGCTCGGTCTTATACCGCCGCCCCGTCGGACGCGCAGCCAGCCTGCCCGGTTCGGCGGCGGGCCGATAGACCCGAACGGGTCTGAGGTGGCGGGAGCGACGCTAGAGCCCGACCCGGCGCTCGACCGCGCGACGGCCCGCGTCGCTCGCCGCGAGGGCCTGGGCGATGGAGGTCACCTTCTCCGGAACGTGCGCGTCGAGGACGTCGGCGCAGAGGTCGGCGATGTCGGTGAAGCGGCACTTGCCGGCGAGGAAGGCAGCCACCGCTCCCTCGTCGGCGCCGGAGAGCGCCGCCGGGGCGGTGCCGCCGAGCTCGAGGGCGCGGTAGGCGAGCGTGAAGGCGGGGAAGCGGGCCGCGTCGGGCGTCTCGAACTGGAGCTGGCCGAGCCGCGTGAGATCGA from Anaeromyxobacter paludicola harbors:
- a CDS encoding TIGR01777 family oxidoreductase — protein: MRIFVAGATGLIGRPLCAALLSAGHEVVALSRAPSPRGLPAGARALRGDPAERGPWQEELARCDACVNLAGEPVAAGRWTPERKARIRDSRVLATRNVAEVVARGGPAVLVNGSAVGFYGPRGDEPLDEGAAGGTGFLAGVVHDWEEAAKPAAARARVVLLRTGIVLAPRGGALEQLMLPFRFFVGGPVGDGAFWQPWIHLDDEVGLVRFALEDGAAEGPLNATAPAPVTNRDFARTLGRVMRRPSALPTPAGAVKLALGEMAEIAVTGQRVVPAKALALGYRFRFPELEPALRDLLAARERPAG
- a CDS encoding site-2 protease family protein gives rise to the protein MSRQEPATFRPPLTGVGLPLLLGALGGAAVGLLAGVPVLVAALFGAAASAIAVSLRQLSGLKVVAGEEGLEVSRPEAPFRAPWSELRLGFGLAQREDGSVQRYAVVADARGRSFAFAEPVSAAPCQQVSGADGRPVPVVELREAALLLALLVQRAGRWEVLPEPLRVAPLDLAAGFAEAAAPSPALPRVAGEGGAATGPASDAALPGDPPVSPEASPSPLVRGGQGRGGQEHSGRRQRFGLVALLAKLGTKLTASLGKVGATALKAAKTANVGWAAASVATWSVLFSWKFAVAIMIQLFVHEYGHVHAMRRAGMKVRGLYFVPLLGAMAVTEDAFPSRRAQAYVALNGPLWGSLLALVPAGLYAWTHQPIFAAVASWWALLNLFNLLPIAPLDGGRVMQAFAYSYSSSLGLAVSALGLAGAVALGASLGFSLIYLVALLGLMELVAESQARAGARALRLLPEPARFGPRHYLYLRAVAGPAPGGSSEPLFLKALERQQQAARAAPLRPLELLAWGLAYAGLAAALILLVYLLRSAPGAEAASRLLE
- the tsaB gene encoding tRNA (adenosine(37)-N6)-threonylcarbamoyltransferase complex dimerization subunit type 1 TsaB, with the protein product MLVAAVDTATLNLSVALGLVEPDGVRVLAEHDERAAPRSGAGAPAGGHGARLPAALLELLARAGRRLAEVEGYAVGIGPGSFTGLRIGLATWKGLAYAARRPIAGASSLAALALDAAPFAPPGALLVPLFDAKKGEVYAGFYRATGPDRVEPIAPEAALPPAALCGRVAELAPSGEACGVGEGYATYDAVFSAAFPALSRVRAAPSALSVLRLAAERLAARPFDPQALFALEPHYVRASEAEVKFPHGLGPGAVPPGAR
- the rseP gene encoding RIP metalloprotease RseP is translated as MASDLLLKIGSIVLLLGGLIFVHELGHFLAAKLLGVKVLRFSVGFGPKLFGLVRGETEYQLALLPLGGYVKMAGDDPHEEVAPEDVGRGFLEQKPWRRFIIAAAGPGMNLVFPFFLYLAMSLGQNGKLAPGPMVGTVTPGLPAQAAGLRPGDRILSVTATGPEGPQPVRYFADLRDLVSPHGGEPLRFEVQRGDRRFDLTITPDREQEQNPIEVTTRGVIGVSPAYPPAVVAPVVPGAADGLRPFDLVTRVNGAPVAHAGDLEAALASAACRPVDLLVRRAPADDPGAPLARHATLQLAQVPSCAGGKPSFTLADPSVAAFVGGVAAGGPAARAGLRRGDAIVAVNGKPIHSYRDLNALAGEFKAGVAVKVDLAGGRSVTLEPQEQSYVDELTRERQKRVVLGFQPEQLQLPDPNALLAEQVRIRIGPGEAAGNAASHLGEVVRVTVLGIARIVQGQISFKTVGGPIMLFSIAAQAAQEGIESFLFKMALISVNLGLMNLLPIPVLDGGHIMTCLVEAVTRRRISVRAREIANLVGIVLLAMLMIAVFKNDIMRLMG